The DNA sequence caggTAGAGATACCCAACGAGGCTGATTTGCCGCCACCTGGTCCAGACAAGCAGTGTCCCATTCATCTGAAGCCACATTCACTTGCTAAATGTAGAGGTTTTAGAATGAAAAGAATGAAAAGTTTGCTTAAAGAACACTCAATCTGCTGTATGTCTACAGATCATAGGGCCAGAGACTGTAAAGCAGTGATTCAGTGTTCAGAGTGCAACAGCAATAGTCATGTTTCAGCATTGCATGCTGGCCCACCGCCATGGGTGGTGAAAGAGTTTGACCCACAACCACCATGGACAGCATAAGAGCCCAACACACCTACAGAGGGTCACGGCGGGGAGCAGGAACACCCACATTCCACTGTCACCACATCCAGTTATGTGGTATGTGGTAAAGGACACCAAGGGAAGTCATGTTCTAATATTTGCCTGGTCAACGTGTACCCTACTGCACACCCTGAAAAGAAGAGGAAAATGTATGCCATGTTAGATGACCAAAGTAATGTGTCATTAGCACGATCTAGCTTCTTTGACATGTTTGGCATCAAGGTGAAACCTTGCCCTACACAATGAAGACATGTGCTGGTGTAACAAACACCAGCGGAAGGAGAGCTAGCGGCTTCATCATTGAGGGAATGGATGGAAATGTGTCAATATCATTACcagtgctcactgaatgcaaCCAGATTCCTGACAATAGGAGGGAGATCCCGACTCCAGAGGCTGCAGCCCACCACCCTCATCTTCAACCCATTGCATCTCAGATACCCCCACTAGATCCTTCCTCAGAGATTCTCCTCCTCCTTGGTAGGGACCTCATTCGAGCTCACAAGGTGCGTAATCAGCTCAACGGCCCACACGATGCACCTTATGCTCAATGCCTTGATTTGGGGTGGGTGATCATAGGGGATGTTTGCCTCACAGGAGCTCATAAACCTACTGTGAACTCTTTCAAGACAAGCATACTTGAGAGTGGACGACCCAGTTTTTTCACCCCCTGTGAGAACAGAATTGTTATCAAGGAGAGGCTCACAGACACCTGCCCCCTCCTTGAAAATACACTGACTAAAGGTGATGTAGGCACACTTATCTTCAAGCAAACAGTTGACGATGAAAAGTTAGCTCTCTCTGTTGAAGATGAATCATTTATGAACATCATGCATGAAGGATTCTACAAAGATGAGGCAAACAACTGGGTAGCCCCACTTCCTTTTCGTTCTCCACGACAACGCCTACCCAGCAATAAAGACCAAGCCCTGCATCGCCTCATATCACTTCGGCGAACATTGAAAAAGAAGACTGAAATGAAGGACCACTACGTGGACTTTATGGAGAAGATGTTCAGCAAAGGGCATGCAGAAAAAGCCCCTCCTGTTAAAACCAGACAAGGGTGTTGGTATCTTCCCAGCTTTGGCATTTACCATCCTCAAAAGCCAGGGAAAATCAGGATAGTCTTTGACTCAAGTGCTCAATGCAACAATGTATCCCTCAATAATATGCTACTCAAAGGCCCAGATCTGAACAACACCCTTATAGGTGTGCTCGTCCGTTTCAGACTTGAGCCTTATGCAGTGATGGCAGGTGTACAGTAAATGTTCCACAATTTTGTTGTCAAAAAAGATCACCGTGATTACCTGCGTTTTTTGTGGTTTCAGAACCATTACCTAGATGGAGAAATTGCAGAGTTCCGAATGAGGGTCCATGTATTTGGAAATTGCCCATCACCATAAATCGCTATCTATAGGCTGAAAAGGACAGCCATCGAAGGCGAAAAGGAGTATGGAAGGGACGCAAGGCTATTCATAGAACGCCACTTTTATGTGGATGATGGATTGAAATCATTCTCTACTGAGACTGAAGCCACTGATGTGCTGCTCAGAACTCAGAAAATGCTAGCACAAGCAAACATACGCCTGCACAAGATCATCCAATAGCCCAACCATCACAGACACCTTCCCAGATGAAGACCTTGCTTCCTGCCCACAGGACCTCAAACTTAAGCAAAGTTCCCCACCTATGCAGCGTAGTTTAGGATTGGGATGGGATCTCTCTGCAGACCTGTTTATGTTCCAGGTGGCAATCAGTGAAAGGCCATTCACAAAACTTGGTGTGCTGTCAGTAATTAACAGCCTATATGGCCCCCTTGGCTTTGCAGTGCCTGTCAGCATTGAGGGTCGTGCTATTCTGAGAGATATCTCTTCTGATACTTGTGATTGGGATGCTCAGCTGCCAAAAGGAAAACAGGACTCGTGGGAAAAGTGGAAGAACTCTTACAACAGTTGAACATCCCAAGAATGTACACCACAATTCCCTCATCAGTAGCACAGAGAAAAGAGATCATCATTTTCTGTGATGCATCTACTAAGGCTGTGGGTGCTGTAGCCTACTTGAAACTAACAGATGCAGAGGGCCACAGTGAAGTAGGCTTCCTCTTTGGAAAAGCAAGGCTTGCTCCAAAACCAGACATCACCATTCCGAGACTGGAGCTCTGCGCAGCAGTTCTGGCTGTGGAAGTAGCGGAATTGGTTCAAGAAGAGCTGGATATGGAGGTGGATGATGTGTATTTCTTTACAGACTCAAAAGTGGTACTGGgctacatttttaatgagaagAGACGGTTTTATGTTTACGTTCATAACAGAGTAGAATGTATCAGGCGATCTACACGAACACGTCAGTGGCATTACGTACCCACTCATCTAAATCCAGCTGATCATGCCACAAGGGCACTTCCTACCCAGCAGCTGTCTTCCTCCACATGGCTGAGTGGGCCAGCTTTCCTCACTGACTCCAAACAAAGTTGAATGCAGGAGATGCCATTCAACCTCGTTGACCCGGAGACAGACTTAGAACTGCGGCCAGACATCGTGACCTGCTCCACCGTTGTGTCAGGAGGTCATTTAGGAAGTGCAAGATTTGAGAGATTTTCCAGCTGGAATCTCCTGCTTAGGGCAATTGCTAGGCTGCAACACATAGTTAAGTCTTTCAAACACAGACCCGAGAGCATCTGTCAAGGCTGGCATGAATGCAGTTTGCACCTTGGTGAGGCTCAGCTTCACCGGGCCAGAGACATAGTCATCCACATTGTTCAGAGAGAGGCCTTTGCCGATGATTTGAAACACCTGGACCGAGGTGAGGCTGTAAAAAAATCTAGCCCTCTCAACAAGTCCATTCGTGGACACAAGTGGACTTCTCAGAGTGGGAGGTCGACTGAAAAGAGCACAGTGGACCTCAGACGAAACGCATCCACTTCTCATCCCAGGGAGACATCATGTGACTGAGCTGATTGTCAGGCACTTCCATGATAAGGTATATCACCAGGGTAGACATTTCACTGAAGGGGCTGTCAGAGCCGCTGGATTTTGGATTGTAGGAGGAAAGAGAGCCGTAAGCAGTACGATTTTCAATTgtgtaacatttacatttacatttttgtcatttggcagacgcttttaatccaaagcgacttacaagtgcataggttctaccataagtcaaagcatcacttccagaactagcaaaatacatatgaaatgctgttctaaacgtagtcgtcatcataagtgcaaatttaaaaaaataggattagacaaggatagggatatcagaaaggaggggcaggggaaatcaggagggaggactaaggtagagtttgaaaaggtgggttttgagtctgcgtcgaaatagggggagggattctgctgttctgacagtggtaggcaagtcattccaccactgaggaaccagaacggaaaacaggcgtgaacgtgcagctcgaccgccaggtgcacgtagagagggaaccataaggcaaccagagctggcaggagtggtctagctggggagtagggagtgatcaaggattgtatgtaaggtggggcagtccccttaacagcctgaaatgccaacactagggccttgaaacggatgcgtgcggcaataggaagccagtggaggccaatgagaagcggggtgacatgagccgacctgggctgactggtgatcaggcgggctgcagcattctggaccagctggaggggcttgatggtacacgctgggagaccggctaggagggagttgcagtaatccaggcgggaaatgacgagcgcctggactaggagctgggtggctttctcagtcaggagatgacggatatagcgtatattatacagaaagaacctgcaggttctggcagtggagaatacttgtggagccagggtgaggcagttatcaagagtcaccccaagattctttgccgtatgggaggaggaaactacaaagtcctcaacagtcagtgagaggtcgattgacggagaggacttagcagggatgcagagaagctcagttttggcaaggttgagcttcaggtggtgggaagccatccacgcagagatatcagccaagcaggcagagatctgtgtggtgacttgggtgtcgggggggaaggaaataaagagttgggtgtcatcagcgtaagaatgataagaaaagccatgggaagagataacagaaccaagagacatggtgtatagcgagaagaggagaggcccaagaactgagccctgcgggactccagtttgtagggggtgagggtcagagactgagcccctccaagtcacctggtaggagcaaccagagaggtaggaggaaaaccaagtgagtgcagaccctgtgacccccatcccagacagcgatgagagcagaatctcatggttgactgtatcgaaggcggccgataggtcgaggaagatgaggacagaggagagagattcGGCTTTAGCAGAGtagagtgcctcagtgaccgcaagcagggcggtctcagtggagtggccactcttgaagccagactggttggggtcatggagattgttctggagaagataagtggacagttgggagcagaccgcccgttccagagttttagcgagaaagggaagaagagagacaggccgttgttcagggcagaggggagtgactctggccctcttcagggaagagggcatggtgccggaatagagggaggtgttgattagagaggagagaaaagggagaatgtcatcggatatagattgtaggaggggagaggggatggggtcaagaggacaggtggtcgggcggtgggatgtaaggagtttcaatgtgtctaaGCGATGACTAGCTTCGGTTGGCGCATTGAAAATGCTGGAATTACTAGTAAACTTGGAGTATATGATTTAGAAATATGCCATTGTTGAAGCACAAAATGATGCTTGTTTCTTGAAaacatatctttattttttgtattttcagttttacaaaTTGTGGTTCAGTAAACACTATGAAACCCATCTCCAGTGTCTCGAGAAGTTGCCACTTTGTTTAGCTCGCTGCCTAGGCTGTGTAGAGCCACATAGCTGAGGGCAGAAGAGTCATTATTCCCTTGTGACAGACACCCCCCTTTGTGCTAGATGTGTGTACCTGTCTAGACACTGAGACAGTGTACCTCTGCTTATCTTCCATTGGGTACTGgtacaccaacccccccccccctccgatcATCTCCAGCATGTGTCCCAAAGCTCAAGTCAACAGCCAGGCATGCTTGCATGAGGCAGATCAGACACATCCTAAATCTCTGACAGCATTTCtagtttcatttttacacaaacaccTTCACTGGGATGACGTCACTGTTACTGAGACTTTCACTGGGCAGATTTTCAGGGGCTCATCGTTCCTACTGTCATCTCTCAAACAGGGAGAGAAGAATGGGAACAGCctctcagtaaatgtgtgtttaaaagtgtaaatgagtgacatgtcactggagttgaagaaggacacctcccccccgtcatagtccagctgcaccctgatgctctggggtttcctcTCCAGTGTGAGGTCATCtactcctgctgcactgtactCATCACCATTCCTCAGCGCTATGACCCAGTATCCTTTCCCTGGGCTGTATGTTAGCTCTTCCATCCTGTTGGTGGACTCTTTCACCACTCCTACATCCCACTCACGTTTATTCCCAAccttcacctcccagctgtgtttccctgaggttaacccctcagatcccagcacacacacactggcgttaaatctctctgggttgtcaggacaGTTCTGCACTGTATCGGTGTCTCTCACAGTGGTcagatcatcagagagagagagattggcatgtgcagtgttggggtccatcgtcacaggagctgaaatatgaaGAAGAGAGATATTTAAACGGTGGGAAGAAGAGGTacaggagagaacacacacacctggtggaggaGTGGGCGTTGCGCCTCCTACCGCTGCTGTCAGGGGAGGTGCAACTGGCAGCACGAAATATACCGGCCGGGGCCctggccggggccggggccctgGCCCACAATCACAACTGTGAATCCGGACTTAACCATGCCCACATTTTACTCCTAGTACATTGTACTGAAATCTAAAATACTGGATGTTTTGAGGCTTTAAAACAAGACTTTCAGATACAATGCTGACTTTAATTTcaaattatgatttaaaaaagaatacctTCAGCTCCAAAGCGgcctcttccactggacagaccgcgtggtttctgtgttttcttgaaGTCTGACAGATGAAACAGAGAAgctctttgtcatgttcacagaataaaacaagTTTCTCTCCGTGAAGACTACAGCGAGCCTCAGTCTTGTCTgcagtttctctctcagtcttctgctttaagtaaGATTCCACAATGTTTTTTAAGGCCAGGCTAAGAGGAGGTTCCTCCTTAGaggcctttctcctgcagatgggacactctcgagagctcttctcttcccacaactgctgcagacacactctacagaagctgtggctgcatttcagaacaacaggctctttaaaaatatcacaacatacagagcaacagagatCATCCTCAGGAATCAAAGCTTTAGCCTCCATGTTacagtctctccgtctctcgggCTGATACTTTCACTCTCACTTCTGCTGAACCTTGAACAGAACGCAGAACATGTGATTCAAAACAGTAAGAAGCTGGAACAGGAACTGCAGATCAGGCTTGTAGTTCTCAGTCGGCGGGAGATTCTTGACTGggtttgtcctctctctcttacggAGATGGTCACGTGCCTGAACTGGATTGGATTTACAGGATGCAGTAATGTACCACTGGATCCATTCATGTgccatgtatgaaaataaatttaaaaaataaataaaattttggaacagcaaggccaattgcTTTGTtattgcaatacactgaatacatttagggttgagataaaaagatgaacacaagacaagagttcataatttcatcttttatttcctcgTATTTACGCCTAGATGTGCTAAACTACttaaaacatagcacctttggtatcagaccacccaatttctaggtgagcaaaagtattggtacGGTGagtattaaagtaaataatacttCCTATtttgtagcatatcccttgcttacaataactgcatcaagcctgtgacccattgacatcatcaaACTGTTGTATTAATCTTTTTGTGCTGCCTTTCCAGACTTCTACTGCAGCtgtgacaagtgaaaagcagCAATACACTCATAATTAGCAAAGTTTAAAAAGACTGAATTCACGGTCTGGATTGTGATAAAGTTAAAAATGAGTGATGTGCAAAACGATCTTATTCTGCTAACTTGATATGGATTACTCATGGCTGCCTTTGTGCAGTAGGAGGAGAACTTGTGTTGAAGCCATCAGTGGAGAAACACTGTGTTGAGTCACAATTATTATTCAGGGGTACAACAcggcctctttcagttgttgtttgtttgagggttttttcccttcaatctcctcttcaggacgTGAAATGCCTGCTCAATTAatttaaggtctggtgattgacttggccagtctaaaaccttccacttcctGCCGCGAAGGAAGTTGTGTTgtaagtgtgttttgggtcattgtcttgtagCACTGTTCCTcctaattagtttggatgcatttctcgataacttttcagacagaatgtttttgtagacttttgtAGACTGAATTCATACTGGTGCTATCATCataagttacatcatcaatactgattagtgaacccactccatgcaagcctaagccatgacacttcctgtctctgactgatgttttgggatttttcttcatagcTCTGACAATgtctctgtcatcaactgcttttGTTTTCCGTGGTCGACCTGTTTCATATCTgttgtgtcacgtttcaggtctgtcttgccatgttttatgtttattcattttgtcttagtcacgtattgtcttatcatgtattatgttagtctaggttcgtcatgttgtttagtttgtttcttgttacgattaattttttcgtcatgtctagttatgtttagttacgattattttaccttgttatgttgagtggttatcgtcttagttcgtttagtgttatgttttgatttatgtttattgttacgtagactggtcatTGGTtatacatacacttttacatgtctttccgcaaaccttgcgttccgccttttctctctctctctttctgtcattcacaccctaattgtttccatttgtctatttactaaaactactaatgctagatcaggattgggtagaactaaaaaacgaatcatgtgttcatgttaccttacgtttctcgtgcatgtaatttactaatttactaatgctagggcaggataggtttattactaacgattactaattaccttgttaaacttgtcatccatcgcacctgtttttcatttccttgctgctctctaactaattgtctacacctgcatttatatcccagtcgcactactgttcttcgcgaaattgtctgcctcttgtcagtcaaagcaactcttgagcatttactatcattgattacacgttacgatccaagcctgtttaccgaccatcgattattgatttctgttttgttgaccatcgtctgtttttgaccacgtcctcgccttccgattttgtacctttgcctcgctgtttgttttatggtttcgacttccgcatcgccctcgactacgaccctgcctgccgtccgcctgtacttctgccccgctgacggctctcctgctaccggacctccctgcacgtctaccgactatgagtttgcctcttccctcggcaccgtgctttttgtttgtttattgtttgtctggctggatctacgtgtatggactttgcttgttttgactacgctcctgggattcgtcccgaataaagccctgccgGGACTTTATCcgattattgtttctgagtcgtgcattttgggtccaacccccacgcacccgtctcatgttgctcagtacgccagcggtttatttatatttcttcccaggcaaaacccaaggcttaAACCAAGAGTACACATACAGAACTATTTAGTCAATGtaacacatctgggcaacaagaaacacctgtcagtcacatgttccaatactttttctcacctaaaaattgggtggtcaaTTTTTAtctaacaaatctagataaaaataccaggaaataaaagctgagattcgcatcactcacatacataatttgacctcaaactctatTGTCTTCAgggtatagcaaaaacaaaggaattgaccttttTGTACAATGCtctcgtaacaatgttttaagaaGAATATTACCGATTGTAGCCCAATCATGtgttgatctgacatttgtatatgcaccggctacagacacagactgcaaGCATAGTTCATAGAAATGTCTGGAAACTAAAATCTAGGCCATCGGTTGGAACGAAACGCTGTGCACTGATTGGCCCTGcaagaccagagttgtgcacccctgccccacACTAACTACACGGAGGAACAgcgacacagacacacacagacacacacagacagacacatacagataaagacacacacagacacacacagaaagacagacacacacagacactcacagacacacacaaacacagaaacactcatcTTCACCCTTCCTTTCACTCACTGATGTTTTGTGGCTTTTCTTCATAGCTCTGACACTGTCTCAGTCATCAACCGCTGTTGTTTTCCGTggaggaacagagacacagacacacacacagacacacaccgaaagacgaacacacacagacagacacatacacacacagacacagacagaaagacagacacacacagacacacacaggaagacagacacacacagacacacacaggaagacagacacacacaggcacacactgacagacgcagacattacattacattattggcatttggcagacactcttatccagagcgacatacagttgattagactaagcaggagacaatcctcccctggagcaatgcagggttaagggccttgctcaagggcccaacggctatgcggatgttattgtggctacaccgggattagaaccatcgaccttgggtgtcccagtcatttaccttaaccactacgctacaggccgccctcacaGACtctcaaagacacacacagacaaatacagacacacacagacacacacaggcacacacagaaacacagacgcATGGACAGAcagatgcagacagacacatacagatgcagacacacacagacacacacagaaacactatgTTTTGGTCGGAAGCCAGATTGGAAGGGTTCAAGGAGGTTATTTGAATCCAGGTGCGTTTGAAGTTGGGCTGCCACAACACGTTCAAGTACTTTTGACACAAATGGGAGGTTGGAAATTAGACGGAAATTGTTATAATCTACACCAGATTTGTGGAAGATGTATATCATAGGATTATTCCACTCTTCAGACGGACACTCTCTGTACGATGTGAAATGTCTGGTGCTCTGGTGTCAAGCGCTGCAGAAATACTGTACGAGATGCAGAAAGCCAGAGGCACCGTGGTTGGGCTGATACCCTGGGAGGACTTTAGAATAACCGTGTTTCTGTCCATTTGAGCCAGGCACGCTATTCAGAGTGGCATTCTGGTATGGACACGCTCCTTAATGAATACGCTAAAGGTGCCCATTTCCTGTTCAACACGTCACaacagcaccctctgctggatgTGCGGGCGAAGTTACCTCAACTTTCAATCTGTGAaaacactgagactgagacatcTCTGCACCCCCACTGGAACAGATTCTGCAGATGGTCACATGTCTGAAGCACGGCTGACATTGACTGCACCTGGATTTACACATGGGAACATCCTCGTCATATCCAacaatgtaagaaatgtaatctatcaATATATGTGCAGGGTGATGGTTatgcttcagaataaaagtcCTCTGATGTATTCCCTTTGGAGCGTGGCTGCTTGGCCTGGGACAAAGTGGTGTAGTAGGGTGAATGTTCTCCAGCTTTCCCCTATACCTTTATGGTAGCACTCACACTAATGTCGAAGCACTAACAATATACCCCCACTGTAGAGTGAAATACAATATTGTGATATCCAGCATCCAGCATTTTTATGTATCTCAATCTCTACTGTATCCAGCCCtcctgtcgtgagccacggaccccttgccgagctcagacctcacgttcccacgagcagtacctcaccatgaggtgtctcggggacgaactcaagtactccgaacgttctggagccctggtaagttctactgaacttccagcccagtctcgaagtgaagggtgtgatgcaaatctggtatacgatgtcctgtattcaatgtattcctctaaaagaatctttatcacatttgattatagtaagatatactttattataatcaatcaaaagaatagagttatacagattacagtatatatatcatctttcagtttgctgatcacatgcaagttacatatacccctttagctctttctaatttaccttttcaccatgatgtttaaaagtcaaggtacacccctcaaatacccatcatcctctttggcctttaccttatcttatggctcccccttcacggagataaaagctactgaacttccattaatacaatgggtacgaacacccctaaagtctactacttatttatatcgtatatagtatcttactaaaaaataaaagacataaaaatgaaaggaaacttataatttTTAAATCACCTAATAATGCTACCttctatagtatcttactgaaaacgaaaagacataaaaatgaaaggaaacttataacgttgagc is a window from the Conger conger chromosome 8, fConCon1.1, whole genome shotgun sequence genome containing:
- the LOC133134534 gene encoding zinc-binding protein A33-like; protein product: MVKSGFTVVIVGQGPGPGQGPAPVTMDPNTAHANLSLSDDLTTVRDTDTVQNCPDNPERFNASVCVLGSEGLTSGKHSWEVKVGNKREWDVGVVKESTNRMEELTYSPGKGYWVIALRNGDEYSAAGVDDLTLERKPQSIRVQLDYDGGEVSFFNSSDMSLIYTFKHTFTERLFPFFSPCLRDDSRNDEPLKICPVKVSVTVTSSQ